Proteins from one Chanodichthys erythropterus isolate Z2021 chromosome 15, ASM2448905v1, whole genome shotgun sequence genomic window:
- the tmem200b gene encoding transmembrane protein 200A has translation MRTQKSHGRTSGTPSRQRLPRFSLHSRRKKECVIQGKLRIRSMPGAFLVLGVVVVVVGTALAVAGYWPYRPRSSVDTEEGSSGTASGWGLGSKGLFSAASLVHSERMKLLGPVIMGVGLFILICANTVLYENRDRETQMLLAQMRSVICSVSAAMPSADLLQVNSLARHYQWVSSLPAAHLNILCLHEMSSSEPLLRVKSMDEEDSIQQHDTAHTEVLHHQDSSSSPSIHSSNSCNNSKEMFCTEVQGATSALDLRQESYFGLSNCMTASSMSTLGGEDCEIFSIPPRRSYSMSHRTKPHILPRDLVHLEDKSVSSMGHHRLLPRQSSSEVCVNMVGVGITTLDLIPVEEQRHRSWPRLDLGSARRYLKLENKEDSVDRLLDQLEQQCLQMNKSYGSGPFQ, from the coding sequence ATGAGGACTCAGAAATCCCACGGCCGGACGTCAGGCACACCTTCCCGCCAACGCCTGCCACGTTTCAGTCTTCACTCCAGGAGAAAGAAGGAATGTGTAATCCAGGGAAAGCTGCGTATCCGTTCCATGCCGGGTGCCTTTCTGGTGCTTGGGGTGGTGGTGGTTGTTGTTGGTACTGCACTTGCCGTGGCAGGCTACTGGCCATACAGGCCTCGATCATCAGTGGACACAGAGGAAGGATCCTCTGGAACTGCATCAGGATGGGGATTAGGGTCCAAAGGACTGTTTTCTGCAGCAAGTCTGGTTCATAGCGAAAGGATGAAACTTCTAGGACCTGTCATAATGGGAGTGGGACTTTTCATACTTATTTGTGCCAATACGGTACTCTATGAGAACCGGGACAGGGAAACTCAAATGCTTCTGGCTCAGATGCGGAGCGTCATTTGCTCTGTTTCTGCAGCCATGCCTTCGGCTGACCTCTTGCAGGTGAACTCTCTTGCCAGGCACTACCAATGGGTCAGCAGTTTACCTGCAGCCCACCTGAATATCCTCTGCCTGCATGAAATGTCCAGTTCGGAGCCTCTACTCCGAGTGAAGAGCATGGATGAGGAGGACAGCATTCAGCAGCACGACACAGCGCACACTGAGGTTCTTCATCATCAGGACTCTTCCTCTTCCCCCTCTATTCACTCCTCCAACTCTTGCAACAACAGCAAAGAGATGTTTTGCACAGAGGTACAGGGGGCCACCTCTGCACTGGATCTGCGGCAAGAAAGTTACTTTGGTCTCAGCAACTGTATGACTGCATCCTCTATGTCCACACTAGGTGGGGAGGACTGTGAGATCTTCTCAATCCCACCCAGACGCTCCTACAGCATGAGCCACAGGACTAAACCACATATACTTCCCAGGGATCTGGTTCATCTAGAGGACAAGTCTGTGTCATCTATGGGTCACCATAGACTGCTTCCAAGACAATCCAGCTCAGAGGTGTGTGTGAACATGGTTGGAGTTGGCATTACAACCCTTGACCTTATACCTGTGGAAGAGCAGAGGCACCGCAGCTGGCCTCGGCTAGACCTCGGAAGCGCCAGGAGGTATCTCAAGCTGGAGAACAAAGAGGATTCTGTGGACAGGTTACTGGATCAGCTTGAGCAGCAATGCTTACAAATGAACAAAAGCTATGGCTCAGGTCCCTTCCAATGA
- the srsf4 gene encoding serine/arginine-rich splicing factor 4 → MLSYCTGKMSRVYVGKLSYRAREKDVERFFKGYGKILEVDLKNGYGFVEFDDPRDADDAVYDLNGKDLCGKRVIVEHTIGQRRDGGNRSGRSNRYGRGGGDRYGPPTRTDYRLIVENLSSRCSWQDLKDYMRQAGEVTYADTNKGRKNEGVIEFRQYSDMKRALEKLDGTEVNGRKIRLIEDRPGARRRRSYSRSASRSRSRSRRSRRSRSHSRTSSRSRPSGSRSRSRSTSKKTKGRSSRMEESSNGARRGGESARDNSLSCSPQNKKSKRENKRGRSYSRSRSRSKSGNNRDLSRESGSKSQEATKSDEGRVAERVHRSRAHSRSRSQTSPDADRRRESRSRSKSRSHSRSKSYSRSRSHSRSRS, encoded by the exons ATGCTGAGCTACTGCACCGGGAAAATGTCtcgagtttacgtgggaaaatTGAGCTATCGCGCCAGAGAGAAAGATGTAGAAAGGTTTTTTAAAGGCTATGGGAAGATACTGGAAGTGGACCTGAAAAATGG ATATGGCTTTGTAGAGTTTGATGACCCCCGTGATGCAGATGATGCTGTGTACGATTTGAACGGCAAAGATCTTTGTGGGAAGAGAGTGATAGTGGAGCATACCATAGGACAGCGCCGTGATGGAGGAAACAGATCTGGAAGAA GTAATCGTTATGGCCGTGGAGGAGGGGACAGGTACGGCCCACCTACACGCACGGATTACAGGCTGATTGTGGAAAATCTGTCTAGTCGTTGCAGCTGGCAGGACCTGAAG GACTACATGCGTCAGGCTGGTGAGGTAACTTATGCAGACACTAATAAGGGCCGCAAGAATGAGGGGGTCATAGAGTTCAGGCAGTACTCGGACATGAAAAGAGCCCTGGAGAAACTTGACGGCACTGAGGTCAATGGAAGGAAAATTCGTCTCATTGAGGACCGACCTGGTGCCAGACGCAGACGCTCCTATTCTCGCAGCGCCTCCAG GTCTCGCTCCAGGAGCAGGAGGTCTCGCAGGAGCCGAAGCCACAGTCGAACCAGTAGCCGCTCAAG ACCCTCAGGCTCACGATCACGCAGCAGGTCAACCAGCAAGAAGACGAAGGGCAGGAGCAGTAGGATGGAGGAGAGCAGTAATGGAGCTCGCAGAGGAGGTGAAAGCGCAAGGGATAATAGCTTGAGCTGCAGCCCCCAGAACAAAAAGAGCAAACGGGAGAACAAGAGGGGTCGCTCTTATTCTCGATCCAGATCTCGGTCCAAATCGGGCAACAACAGGGATCTCTCCAGGGAGTCTGGGTCCAAATCTCAGGAGGCAACCAAGAGCGATGAAGGCAGAGTGGCTGAACGGGTGCACCGTTCTAGAGCTCATTCTCGATCCAGATCACAAACGTCACCAGATGCTGATCGGCGCAGGGAATCTAGATCCAGATCCAAATCTCGCTCACATTCACGCTCAAAATCGTATTCCCGATCTCGGTCCCACTCAAGGTCTCGTTCCTAA